The genome window GTAATATGATTTTAACGGAAGGCCTTGTTCTCCAGGATCAGAAAATCTGGGCAAAATTTCTTGAAAAAGATATTATTTCAGAGAGCAATTCCTGCGAACTGTATTTTGAAGAACATGATATAGAAGCGTTTGTTCAAAAGCTTGAAAAGCTATATCCTTCAATCAAATACGTCAACCGGCTTATGATGCATAGCTGGGGGCAGAAAGTCGTTCGTTTTTACGATCTGGATGGGAATTTGATTGAAGTGGGTACGCCAATGTAATGCGAGGATTCCCCTATTTCACGAGCATATATTGGACGCAGTAATCAAGCAGGGCTATGACAGTCCTGACAGCTTCACCAGAGCCCTTGTCGGTATATCGAAAAATAGTTTTCTATAAAAAGTGTGTAAAGGGGCTTTTTCACAGCCCCTTCTATCCCTCGCTAAGTGATTCATAATAAGAATAATCAACAAGCCCACTTATTTCATCCAATGCCCCTGACTCCAATTCTTTAACCATTAAGCATTCCGGATGCGGCAATTTAATAGCCTGGCCGGCTTCAATTCCATATTTGTAGCTC of Roseburia hominis contains these proteins:
- a CDS encoding VOC family protein, whose product is MKLKNILIVVKDIEKSKQFYHDLFGLEMVLDNDGNMILTEGLVLQDQKIWAKFLEKDIISESNSCELYFEEHDIEAFVQKLEKLYPSIKYVNRLMMHSWGQKVVRFYDLDGNLIEVGTPM